One Alligator mississippiensis isolate rAllMis1 chromosome 1, rAllMis1, whole genome shotgun sequence genomic window carries:
- the SLC66A3 gene encoding solute carrier family 66 member 3 isoform X3 encodes MERALLGLAHGSTLVLCALLKLPQLRAVLAARSARGLSLHSLALELAGFLVFLRYQIYYGYPLLTYLEYPILVAQDVILLLCVLHYSGKMEHVLPYIAIIMKLNPK; translated from the exons ATGGAGCGGGCGCTGCTGGGCCTGGCCCACGGCTCCACGCTGGTGCTGTGCGCTCTGCTCAAGCTGCCGCAGCTGCGCGCCGTGCTGGCCGCCCGCTCTGCCCGCGGCCTCAGCCTGCACAGCCTGGCGCTCGAGCTGGCCGG CTTCCTTGTCTTTCTGAGATACCAGATTTACTATGGCTAccccctgctgacttacctggaGTACCCCATCCTCGTTGCACAAG ATGTCATTCTCTTGTTGTGTGTTCTGCATTACAGTGGAAAGATGGAGCATGTTTTGCCTTACATTGCCAT CATTATGAAACTTAACCCAAAGTAA